In Planctomycetota bacterium, the DNA window GAAAAAAGGCGGGCCGACCGCAAATTCGGCCGGTTCGTCAAAAACGCCCAGCAACAGCTCAAGAAGAAATAAAGTCCGGCCATGGTGCCCCAAGGTTTTGCCTAGAATCTTGTGCGGGATGGGGACAGACCAGGGGGGATGGGGACAGACCACATATTTTATAATGCCTGTTTTTCTTGACATTCAAGGCGCTCTTTGACAAAATTGAGGCTATGCCACGAATCGCCAGAGCCGTTGCCGTCGGTTTCCCTCATCATGTTATCCAAAGAGGCAACAATCGGGAAAAGATATTCTTTGCCGAAGTTACCAGGGAGAAATACCTCAACTGGCTCAAGGAATATGCCGACACCTGGGGCGTCAAAATACTGGCTTATTGCCTGATGACCAACCATATTCACCTCCTTGTCAAACCGGACAAGATGGAATCGCTGGCCAAGATGATGCAGGGGCTGAACGTCTCTTATACCAGATACATCAATAAGAGATACAAACGCACCGGCCGGTTGTTGGAAGGCCGGTATCATTCGTGTATAATAGATGAGGAGCCATATTTATGGGCCGTGGCGCGCTATATTGAGCAGAATCCGTTAAGGGCCGGAATGGTCAAGGCGCCGGAGGAATATCCGTATTCCAGCGCCCGGGCGCATATAACC includes these proteins:
- a CDS encoding transposase, whose product is MPRIARAVAVGFPHHVIQRGNNREKIFFAEVTREKYLNWLKEYADTWGVKILAYCLMTNHIHLLVKPDKMESLAKMMQGLNVSYTRYINKRYKRTGRLLEGRYHSCIIDEEPYLWAVARYIEQNPLRAGMVKAPEEYPYSSARAHITGQPNEALTDELITEDDRSDYTEFIKAPSPKREIERIRITTKRGMPLGGDIFVERLERRLKRRFTKKKSGRPHK